In Sporichthya brevicatena, the following proteins share a genomic window:
- a CDS encoding TIGR03621 family F420-dependent LLM class oxidoreductase, with amino-acid sequence MSVFPRPFRFGVISLGNHARPAWEDFARRLEATGFAVLHVPQHFSLPVAPAIPALALAAGVTSTLTLSTLVLDNEVTHPTVVARDASWLAAMSDGRFELGLGAGWLPADHEVIDAPWRPAAERVDRVEEALAILRAYGDGPLDFDGKHYRVRGLENVPVPHTHRIPLLLGAGGPRMLRLAAAHADIVGITPRIRAGRVDRAAARSMTLDAVLDRIDVLRETAGPRFADLELHLTLTAVIDPADTDRLERTADAFGTTVEGLRDVPTVLVGDPADMADQLRVLRERTGITYISAFEDVARRLEPVLNLL; translated from the coding sequence GTGAGTGTCTTCCCCCGACCCTTCCGCTTCGGCGTGATCAGCCTGGGCAACCACGCCCGGCCCGCCTGGGAGGACTTCGCACGCCGCCTGGAGGCGACCGGTTTCGCCGTCCTGCACGTGCCGCAGCACTTCTCGCTGCCCGTCGCGCCGGCCATTCCGGCCCTGGCTCTCGCGGCCGGGGTGACGTCCACGCTGACGCTCAGCACCCTCGTCCTGGACAACGAGGTGACGCATCCCACGGTCGTCGCCCGCGACGCGTCGTGGCTGGCTGCGATGTCGGACGGCCGCTTCGAGCTCGGCCTCGGCGCCGGCTGGCTGCCCGCGGACCACGAGGTGATCGACGCGCCCTGGCGCCCGGCCGCCGAGCGGGTCGACCGGGTCGAGGAGGCACTCGCGATCCTGCGCGCCTACGGCGACGGGCCGCTCGACTTCGACGGGAAGCACTACCGGGTCCGCGGCCTGGAGAACGTTCCCGTCCCGCACACGCACCGGATCCCGCTGCTGCTCGGCGCCGGCGGGCCGCGCATGCTCCGGCTCGCCGCCGCGCACGCCGACATCGTCGGGATCACGCCGCGGATCCGGGCCGGCCGCGTCGACCGGGCCGCTGCGCGGTCGATGACCCTGGACGCCGTGCTCGACCGCATCGACGTCCTGCGCGAGACCGCCGGCCCCCGCTTCGCCGACCTCGAACTGCACCTGACGTTGACCGCGGTGATCGATCCCGCCGACACCGACCGGCTGGAGCGGACCGCCGATGCGTTCGGCACCACCGTCGAGGGGCTCCGGGACGTCCCGACCGTCCTCGTCGGCGACCCGGCCGACATGGCCGACCAATTACGTGTCCTCCGCGAGCGGACGGGCATCACGTACATCTCCGCGTTCGAGGACGTGGCTCGCCGCCTCGAGCCCGTCCTGAACCTGCTCTGA
- a CDS encoding mycofactocin-coupled SDR family oxidoreductase, translating to MGKLDGKVAFITGAARGQGRSHAIRLAEEGASIVALDICEQIPTVFYPMATKSDLDETVRLVEEVDGRILPVVADVRDRAAVQAAYDAGVAEFGQIDIVVANAGIMPVINEGERLQAWTDGIDTLLTGVWNTMDAAVPDMKARQSGSIIITSSSAGLTGIGLNTSPGQAAYVAAKHGVVGLMRLYASQLAKYNIRVNTIHPTGVNTPMVANEQYGAFVMANLEVAASPLYQNPMPVDLIEPVDISNAVVYLASDDGRYVTGHTMVVDAGYINRGVPRTPPA from the coding sequence ATGGGCAAGCTCGACGGCAAGGTCGCCTTCATCACCGGGGCCGCCCGCGGCCAGGGCCGGTCGCACGCCATCCGCCTCGCGGAGGAGGGTGCGTCGATCGTCGCGCTCGACATCTGCGAGCAGATCCCGACGGTCTTCTACCCGATGGCCACCAAGTCGGACCTCGACGAGACCGTCCGTCTGGTCGAGGAGGTCGACGGCCGGATCCTTCCCGTCGTCGCCGACGTGCGCGACCGCGCCGCGGTGCAGGCCGCCTACGACGCGGGCGTCGCCGAGTTCGGGCAGATCGACATCGTCGTCGCCAACGCCGGGATCATGCCGGTCATCAACGAGGGCGAGCGGCTGCAGGCCTGGACCGACGGCATCGACACCCTGCTCACCGGTGTCTGGAACACCATGGACGCCGCCGTGCCGGACATGAAGGCCCGTCAGAGCGGCTCGATCATCATCACGAGCTCCAGCGCGGGTCTGACCGGCATCGGTCTGAACACCTCCCCGGGCCAGGCGGCCTACGTCGCCGCGAAGCACGGCGTCGTCGGCCTGATGCGCCTCTACGCCTCGCAGCTCGCGAAGTACAACATCCGCGTCAACACGATCCACCCGACCGGTGTGAACACGCCGATGGTGGCGAACGAGCAGTACGGCGCGTTCGTCATGGCCAACCTCGAGGTGGCCGCCAGCCCGCTGTACCAGAACCCGATGCCGGTCGACCTGATCGAGCCCGTCGACATCAGCAACGCGGTCGTCTACCTCGCGTCGGACGACGGCCGTTACGTCACCGGCCACACGATGGTGGTCGACGCCGGCTACATCAACCGCGGTGTCCCGCGGACGCCCCCGGCCTGA
- a CDS encoding TetR/AcrR family transcriptional regulator, whose product MARPSSPMISRELAIKTTLELIDEEGYDGFSLSKLARRMGVRTPSLYYYFENRDDVLQEAARELLKEAPVPPYPADGDWQQWFVDLCVHTYRLILRHPRAAGLVFSYFPNTVIVPSHERGAQLLTEAGVAVEDQWPVMRGMEKLIFGLAFGDAQAEVSGRPSAPNGGQREQFPAFSSAVDASPTGEELMVRALRLYLAGVATAAGQSAPRKRKR is encoded by the coding sequence GTGGCACGGCCTTCGTCGCCGATGATCTCCCGTGAGCTCGCGATCAAGACGACGCTGGAGCTCATCGACGAGGAGGGCTACGACGGCTTCTCGCTGTCGAAGCTGGCGCGCCGGATGGGCGTGCGCACGCCCTCGCTCTACTACTACTTCGAGAACCGCGACGACGTCCTGCAGGAAGCGGCCCGTGAGCTGCTCAAGGAGGCGCCGGTCCCGCCGTACCCCGCCGACGGGGACTGGCAGCAGTGGTTCGTCGACCTCTGCGTCCACACGTACCGGCTGATTCTGCGCCACCCCCGTGCCGCCGGGCTGGTCTTCTCCTACTTCCCCAACACCGTCATCGTGCCCTCGCACGAACGCGGCGCGCAGCTGCTGACCGAGGCCGGCGTCGCGGTCGAGGACCAGTGGCCCGTCATGCGCGGCATGGAGAAGCTGATCTTCGGCCTCGCGTTCGGCGACGCCCAGGCCGAGGTCAGCGGCCGCCCCAGCGCCCCCAACGGCGGCCAGCGCGAGCAGTTCCCCGCGTTCAGCTCCGCCGTCGACGCGAGCCCCACCGGCGAGGAGCTGATGGTCCGCGCCCTCCGCCTCTACCTCGCCGGCGTCGCCACCGCCGCGGGCCAGTCGGCCCCCAGGAAGCGCAAGCGCTGA
- a CDS encoding LuxR C-terminal-related transcriptional regulator, producing MPSDVPVVALPLDLAPYVTALRTAAGTDIAAGGICDGGPQMTLTTLVGNRSDRLKFLDVRRGQGLGGKALALSRPIWVADYWTAKGITHHYDEPVRAEGLRAMVAVPFSLPDGVQGVLYASNRKAMVMGDRVLDRVVDVTRRLETDARVSAEVERRLADLNPGSALHPGRRDQCLRDAHAELMLLRDDVAAAHRDRVDALLTRIAHAMSPDPTAPPPVRLTRRELDVLIQVATGASNAEVAERLGLTEATTKSYLQTASRKLDAGNRVESVANARRLGLLP from the coding sequence ATGCCGTCCGACGTCCCCGTTGTGGCCCTGCCTCTCGACCTCGCTCCGTACGTGACCGCGCTACGCACCGCAGCGGGCACGGACATCGCCGCGGGCGGGATCTGCGACGGCGGGCCGCAGATGACGCTGACGACGCTGGTCGGGAACCGGTCGGACCGCCTGAAGTTCCTCGACGTCCGCCGGGGCCAGGGGCTCGGTGGCAAGGCGCTCGCGCTCTCCCGCCCGATCTGGGTCGCGGACTACTGGACGGCCAAGGGCATCACGCACCACTACGACGAGCCCGTGCGCGCCGAGGGCCTGCGCGCGATGGTCGCCGTGCCGTTCTCACTCCCCGACGGCGTCCAGGGCGTGCTCTACGCGAGCAACCGCAAGGCGATGGTGATGGGCGACCGCGTGCTCGACCGGGTCGTCGACGTGACGCGGCGTCTGGAGACCGACGCCCGCGTCTCCGCCGAGGTCGAGCGCCGCCTCGCCGACCTGAATCCGGGCTCCGCGCTCCACCCCGGCCGCCGCGACCAGTGCCTGCGCGACGCCCATGCGGAACTGATGCTGCTCCGCGACGACGTCGCCGCCGCCCACCGCGACCGCGTCGACGCCCTGCTGACCCGCATCGCCCACGCGATGTCGCCCGACCCGACCGCTCCCCCGCCGGTCCGTCTGACGCGCCGTGAGCTCGACGTCCTGATCCAGGTCGCCACCGGCGCGAGCAACGCCGAGGTCGCCGAGCGCCTCGGCCTCACCGAGGCGACCACGAAGTCCTACCTTCAGACCGCGTCCCGCAAGCTCGACGCCGGCAACCGCGTCGAGTCCGTCGCCAACGCCCGGCGCCTCGGTCTGCTCCCCTGA
- a CDS encoding galactose oxidase early set domain-containing protein yields the protein MRKPILAAGAAVLVVPLTPSLGTAAPALTAADTGLFSALFEEPAGKYGTDCVSANDPRPRCKPTANAVSQLADGRQIYWSGLEGMDEPELSVVAEFGHTAINSGARVLDMRSGAPTWKPTAPYDALINANGNPDNEYLPLVPHNNDKTDNDGDLFCADLNFLADGRLLTNGGTAYYEEPGISGTKYGVVELQGLRNTRLFDPRTDRWSEVGKMKYARWYPTMVTQPDGSILTFSGVAKMMKPYYPDRPADSAANERHVERFDPKTGTWTVLPDSANKSLPLYPRMHLLPDGRTFFNSQGQVVNPMGYAWDEATWSLTSVFDPRTNSWTDLGINDFGGLPLGFRGSGFSMMLTLKPGDTTAKFLSVGGVPFAWPGGYFGVPYTTMTEVGPGNSFKSYASGNLHSPRWYNDGVLLPTGHVWVVNGADRDHLAAPGIDIANRTTELWDPATGQWTVTAAQSHGRTYHPTAMLLPDGRVLVGGHAPAGFLYGRPTDAAEQNLGMSRNYADPTFQIFSPPYLYWGKRPVITKVNPNWSTNRTMTVNVDRPSEISSVRLTRNPTVTHLMDGDQRNVELKIVSRSKNSVTVEVPNSNYLPAGPYMLFVHTKSAKGEIPSVSRQVFVDAKLTKAQVKELQTRAAGLVRGELLAGVPEVPAAGDLGSPGPSQGPLKDVADLAVLPGPAVRTESGRRPGRRRSLTLTRRAR from the coding sequence ATGCGTAAGCCGATCCTGGCCGCGGGAGCCGCGGTCCTCGTCGTCCCGCTGACGCCGAGCCTCGGCACGGCGGCCCCGGCCCTGACCGCGGCCGACACGGGCCTGTTCTCCGCCCTGTTCGAGGAGCCGGCCGGCAAGTACGGCACGGACTGCGTCTCGGCGAACGACCCGCGCCCGCGCTGCAAACCCACCGCCAACGCGGTCTCCCAGCTCGCCGACGGCCGCCAGATCTACTGGAGCGGCCTGGAGGGCATGGACGAGCCGGAGCTCTCGGTCGTCGCCGAGTTCGGCCACACCGCGATCAACAGCGGCGCCCGCGTGCTCGACATGCGCAGCGGCGCCCCGACGTGGAAGCCGACCGCCCCGTACGACGCCCTGATCAACGCCAACGGCAACCCCGACAACGAGTACCTGCCACTGGTGCCGCACAACAACGACAAGACCGACAACGACGGCGACCTGTTCTGCGCGGACCTGAACTTCCTCGCCGACGGCCGCCTGCTCACCAACGGCGGCACGGCGTACTACGAGGAGCCGGGCATCTCGGGGACGAAGTACGGCGTCGTCGAACTGCAGGGCCTGCGGAACACCCGCCTGTTCGACCCGCGCACCGATCGGTGGAGCGAGGTCGGGAAGATGAAGTACGCGCGCTGGTACCCGACGATGGTGACCCAGCCCGACGGCTCGATCCTGACGTTCAGCGGCGTCGCGAAGATGATGAAGCCGTACTACCCCGACCGCCCCGCGGACTCGGCGGCGAACGAGCGCCACGTCGAGCGCTTCGACCCGAAGACCGGCACGTGGACGGTGCTGCCGGACTCGGCGAACAAGTCCCTGCCGCTGTACCCGCGCATGCACCTGCTGCCGGACGGCCGGACGTTCTTCAACTCCCAGGGCCAGGTCGTCAACCCGATGGGCTACGCCTGGGACGAGGCGACCTGGAGCCTCACGTCGGTGTTCGACCCGAGGACGAACTCCTGGACCGACCTGGGGATCAACGACTTCGGCGGCCTGCCGCTCGGGTTCCGCGGCTCCGGCTTCTCGATGATGCTGACGCTCAAGCCCGGTGACACCACGGCGAAGTTCCTCTCGGTCGGCGGCGTCCCGTTCGCGTGGCCGGGCGGCTACTTCGGCGTCCCGTACACGACGATGACCGAGGTCGGCCCGGGCAACAGCTTCAAGTCCTACGCGAGCGGCAACCTGCACAGCCCCCGCTGGTACAACGACGGCGTCCTGCTGCCGACCGGGCACGTGTGGGTCGTCAACGGCGCCGACCGCGACCACCTCGCGGCGCCGGGCATCGACATCGCGAACCGCACGACCGAGCTGTGGGACCCGGCGACCGGGCAGTGGACGGTCACCGCCGCGCAGTCGCACGGCCGGACCTACCACCCGACCGCGATGCTGCTGCCCGACGGCCGCGTCCTCGTCGGTGGCCACGCGCCCGCCGGCTTCCTCTACGGGCGCCCGACCGACGCGGCGGAGCAGAACCTCGGCATGTCCCGCAACTACGCGGACCCGACGTTCCAGATCTTCAGCCCGCCGTACCTGTACTGGGGCAAGCGGCCGGTCATCACCAAGGTCAACCCGAACTGGTCGACGAACCGGACGATGACGGTGAACGTCGACCGGCCGAGCGAGATCTCCAGCGTGCGGCTCACGCGCAACCCCACGGTCACACACCTGATGGACGGCGACCAGCGCAACGTCGAGCTGAAGATCGTCAGCCGGTCGAAGAACTCGGTGACCGTCGAGGTGCCGAACAGCAACTACCTGCCGGCCGGCCCCTACATGCTGTTCGTCCACACGAAGTCGGCGAAGGGCGAGATCCCGTCGGTGTCCCGGCAGGTCTTCGTCGACGCCAAGCTGACGAAGGCTCAGGTCAAGGAACTGCAGACGCGCGCGGCCGGCCTGGTCCGCGGCGAGCTGCTGGCCGGCGTCCCCGAGGTGCCGGCCGCCGGTGACCTCGGCAGCCCCGGGCCGAGCCAGGGTCCGCTCAAGGACGTCGCCGACCTCGCGGTGCTCCCGGGCCCGGCGGTGCGGACGGAGTCCGGGCGGCGGCCCGGTCGCCGTCGATCGCTGACCCTGACCCGACGGGCCCGGTGA
- a CDS encoding GMC family oxidoreductase — MRDVIVVGAGAGGPVVATELAAQGLDVLLLEGGPRHAKPESEWTDYENDANNLIDGYFRVGPSDRYGSPPWFRELPQPSFLWQVAGVGGTTLHYYANSLRAMPGVFAGYSGADRAAYDTEHPFPFSYRHFLPYYEWVEETLPVAPAAMGTKEEVIFRGAQKLGLPLNRGRNISRNSYRPQPNAILQPEGTAGRTNDDRKLLYPQAKGCTMCGYCFQGCIQPRRAPRNLKAKRSTDNSYIPMAITADAWSPGGRAVDLRADSYVTQVHSEQRGSETVATGVTWRDGRTGEHHREDAKVVVLAGGCVETPRLWLNSGLPNPNDWVGRGFTDHAFDWLVGVCDFYTGSSKGTGSSARVDFPGHGCLEHVGLPPALQAFATTFSDSGVRGAYTNGRGITGPWDGPSGRPIGNELKEILSNVDQLLNFVTLVDDDVEPGNRTSLSAMVADEHGAAPKVSFAKRARSRRTLANREFMAHRAAEVLRAAGAKKVIRLDWPPLILHVQSSMRMGHDPADSVLDPTGEARFVQRLFVADNSALPNAIGGPNPTLTTQALATRTAEQIFVKYFGGDRYVRTGSPTVSTDRRITRRLVELGLD, encoded by the coding sequence ATGAGGGACGTGATCGTCGTCGGCGCCGGAGCCGGCGGGCCGGTGGTGGCGACCGAGCTCGCGGCACAGGGGCTCGATGTGCTCCTGCTCGAAGGCGGTCCGCGGCACGCGAAGCCGGAGTCGGAGTGGACCGACTACGAGAACGACGCGAACAACCTGATCGACGGCTACTTCCGCGTCGGGCCGAGCGACCGGTACGGCTCCCCGCCGTGGTTCCGCGAGCTGCCGCAGCCCTCGTTCCTGTGGCAGGTCGCGGGCGTCGGCGGGACGACGCTGCACTACTACGCGAACTCGCTGCGGGCGATGCCCGGGGTGTTCGCCGGGTACTCCGGGGCCGACCGTGCGGCCTACGACACCGAGCACCCGTTCCCCTTCTCCTACCGGCACTTCCTGCCCTACTACGAGTGGGTCGAGGAGACGCTGCCCGTGGCGCCGGCGGCGATGGGCACCAAGGAGGAGGTCATCTTCCGCGGCGCGCAGAAGCTCGGCCTGCCGCTGAACCGGGGCCGCAACATCTCGCGGAACTCCTACCGTCCGCAGCCCAACGCGATCCTCCAACCGGAGGGCACCGCGGGCCGCACCAACGACGACCGCAAGTTGCTCTATCCCCAGGCGAAGGGCTGCACGATGTGCGGCTACTGCTTCCAGGGCTGCATCCAGCCGCGGCGCGCGCCGCGCAACCTCAAGGCGAAGCGGTCGACGGACAACTCCTACATCCCGATGGCGATCACCGCTGACGCCTGGTCACCCGGCGGCCGGGCGGTCGATCTGCGCGCCGACTCCTACGTCACGCAGGTCCACTCCGAGCAGCGCGGGTCCGAGACCGTGGCCACCGGCGTGACGTGGCGCGACGGGCGGACGGGCGAGCACCACCGTGAGGACGCGAAGGTCGTCGTCCTCGCGGGCGGGTGCGTCGAGACGCCGCGGCTGTGGCTGAACTCGGGCCTGCCGAACCCGAACGACTGGGTGGGACGCGGCTTCACCGACCACGCCTTCGACTGGCTCGTCGGCGTCTGCGACTTCTACACCGGCTCGTCGAAGGGCACGGGGTCCTCGGCGCGCGTCGACTTCCCCGGCCACGGCTGCCTCGAGCACGTCGGGCTGCCGCCGGCGCTGCAGGCCTTCGCGACGACGTTCAGCGACTCGGGCGTGCGCGGCGCGTACACGAACGGCCGCGGCATCACCGGCCCGTGGGACGGCCCGTCCGGGCGTCCGATCGGCAACGAGCTCAAGGAGATCCTCTCCAACGTCGACCAGCTGCTGAACTTCGTCACGCTCGTCGACGACGACGTCGAACCCGGCAACCGGACGTCGCTGTCGGCGATGGTCGCGGACGAGCACGGGGCCGCGCCGAAGGTCAGCTTCGCCAAGCGCGCCCGGAGCCGGCGGACGTTGGCGAACCGCGAGTTCATGGCGCACCGCGCCGCCGAGGTCCTGCGGGCCGCCGGGGCGAAGAAGGTGATCCGGCTCGACTGGCCGCCGCTGATCCTGCACGTGCAGTCCTCGATGCGCATGGGCCACGACCCCGCTGATTCCGTCCTCGACCCGACCGGCGAGGCGCGGTTCGTGCAGCGGCTGTTCGTCGCGGACAACTCGGCCCTGCCGAACGCGATCGGCGGACCGAACCCGACGCTGACCACGCAGGCGCTGGCCACGCGCACGGCCGAGCAGATCTTCGTGAAGTACTTCGGCGGTGACCGCTACGTGCGGACCGGGAGCCCGACGGTCTCGACCGACCGCCGCATCACGCGGCGACTCGTCGAGCTCGGCCTCGACTGA
- a CDS encoding acyl-CoA synthetase gives MFPGVHAASTPDKPAAVLAGTGQTLTYRQLDEASLRLAHVLRDAGLRRGDVVGIVTDNRLEAFEVYWAALRSGLYFTAINHHLAAGEVEYILRDADVKALVVSAGKAELAEAVRPAADVAVALAFGGPVAGYDDYAKVLAAASTDPLPEQPRGMMMLYSSGTTGRPKGVRPPLPRTEVHEPGDPLVQLNHDVYGVDADTVYLSPAPIYHSAPVKWCHSVHAHGGTVVMMERFDAEATLRSIERYRVTHAQFVPTMLIRILKLDPEVRARYDVSSLRVAVHAAAPCPVEVKEAIIAEWGPIVWEYYGSTESLGVTIIDSEQALARPGSVGKPVLGVLHICDEHGHELPAGEVGTVYFEREYLPFRYHKDDERTRSAQHPEHPNWGTVGDLGYVDDDGYLYLTDRKAFLIISGGVNIYPQEVENALALHPKVADVAVIGVPDPEMGESVAAFVEVPAGVEPSEQLATELREFVRSRIAHYKAPRTVTFVDSLPRTPTGKLVKGRLTVAPER, from the coding sequence GTGTTTCCCGGGGTTCATGCTGCGTCCACGCCCGACAAGCCGGCCGCTGTCCTGGCGGGTACCGGCCAGACGCTGACCTACCGTCAGCTCGACGAGGCGTCGCTCCGCCTCGCGCACGTCCTCCGCGACGCCGGGCTGCGGCGCGGCGACGTCGTCGGGATCGTGACCGACAACCGCCTGGAGGCCTTCGAGGTCTACTGGGCCGCGCTGCGCTCCGGGCTGTACTTCACCGCGATCAACCACCACCTCGCGGCGGGGGAGGTGGAGTACATCCTGCGCGACGCGGACGTGAAGGCCCTGGTGGTCTCGGCCGGCAAGGCCGAGCTCGCCGAGGCCGTGCGTCCCGCCGCGGACGTTGCGGTGGCACTGGCGTTCGGTGGTCCCGTCGCGGGTTACGACGACTACGCGAAGGTGCTCGCCGCCGCCTCGACCGACCCGCTGCCCGAGCAGCCGCGCGGGATGATGATGCTCTACAGCTCGGGTACGACCGGCCGGCCGAAGGGCGTCCGCCCGCCGTTGCCGCGGACCGAGGTCCACGAGCCCGGCGACCCGCTGGTGCAGCTCAACCACGACGTCTACGGCGTCGACGCCGACACCGTGTACCTGTCGCCGGCGCCGATCTACCACTCGGCGCCGGTGAAGTGGTGCCACTCCGTCCACGCCCACGGCGGGACGGTCGTGATGATGGAGCGCTTCGACGCCGAGGCCACGCTGCGGTCCATCGAGCGCTACCGGGTGACGCACGCTCAGTTCGTCCCGACCATGCTGATCCGCATCCTCAAGCTCGACCCCGAGGTCCGCGCCCGGTACGACGTCTCGAGTCTGCGCGTCGCCGTCCACGCGGCCGCACCGTGCCCGGTCGAGGTCAAGGAGGCGATCATCGCCGAGTGGGGCCCGATCGTCTGGGAGTACTACGGCTCCACCGAGTCGCTCGGGGTCACGATCATCGACAGCGAGCAGGCGCTCGCACGGCCCGGCTCGGTCGGGAAGCCGGTGCTCGGCGTCCTGCACATCTGCGACGAGCACGGGCACGAGCTGCCGGCCGGTGAGGTCGGCACCGTCTACTTCGAGCGCGAGTACCTGCCGTTCCGCTACCACAAGGACGACGAGCGGACGCGGTCCGCGCAGCACCCCGAGCACCCGAACTGGGGGACGGTCGGCGACCTCGGCTACGTCGACGACGACGGCTACCTCTACCTGACCGACCGCAAGGCGTTCCTGATCATCTCGGGCGGGGTGAACATCTATCCCCAGGAGGTCGAGAACGCCCTCGCGCTGCACCCGAAGGTCGCCGACGTCGCGGTGATCGGGGTGCCGGACCCCGAGATGGGGGAGTCGGTCGCCGCGTTCGTCGAGGTGCCCGCCGGTGTCGAACCGTCCGAGCAGCTCGCCACCGAGCTACGCGAGTTCGTCCGGTCCCGGATCGCCCACTACAAGGCACCCCGTACGGTCACCTTCGTCGACTCGCTGCCCCGGACCCCGACCGGGAAGCTCGTGAAGGGCCGGCTGACGGTCGCTCCCGAGCGGTAA
- a CDS encoding cytochrome c oxidase subunit 3, whose product MTAEVEAPPERPASKGHVPGEPGLWVFLLGDMVVFGIFFGTILVLRGRETEMFTSSAETLHLEWGVANTIVLLTSSLFVVLGMHLARVRHHRAPLCFLAAIACGLLFAGVKAIEYTSLISDDHTASVNDFYTYYFMFTGIHLGHVVLGMGGLLVAMRLSRPTASGTHRMAALEGVASFWHLVDLLWIMLFATLYLVR is encoded by the coding sequence ATGACTGCGGAGGTGGAAGCCCCGCCGGAACGCCCGGCCAGCAAGGGGCACGTCCCCGGTGAGCCGGGTCTGTGGGTGTTCCTGCTCGGGGACATGGTGGTCTTCGGGATCTTCTTCGGCACGATCCTGGTGCTGCGCGGCCGCGAGACCGAGATGTTCACCAGCTCGGCCGAGACGCTGCACCTGGAGTGGGGTGTCGCGAACACGATCGTGCTGCTGACCAGTTCGTTGTTCGTGGTGCTCGGCATGCATCTGGCGCGGGTGCGACACCACCGGGCGCCGTTGTGCTTCCTGGCGGCGATCGCGTGCGGGTTGCTGTTCGCCGGGGTGAAGGCGATCGAGTACACCTCGCTGATCTCCGACGACCACACCGCCTCGGTGAACGACTTCTACACGTACTACTTCATGTTCACCGGCATCCACCTCGGCCACGTGGTGCTGGGCATGGGTGGTCTGCTGGTCGCGATGCGGCTCTCGCGTCCCACGGCCAGCGGTACACACCGGATGGCTGCGTTGGAGGGTGTCGCGAGCTTCTGGCACCTGGTCGACCTGCTCTGGATCATGTTGTTCGCGACTCTCTACCTGGTGCGCTGA
- a CDS encoding cytochrome C oxidase subunit IV family protein produces the protein MRASFVVWAALVVFTIASFALGGEHLIENKELAAAVVIGIGAIKVRLVGLHFMELRHAPIALRLVFEAYCVLIFGVLMGLYLFV, from the coding sequence GTGCGTGCCTCGTTCGTGGTGTGGGCGGCGCTGGTGGTGTTCACGATCGCCTCCTTCGCCCTCGGCGGGGAGCACCTGATCGAGAACAAGGAACTGGCCGCCGCCGTCGTGATCGGCATCGGTGCGATCAAGGTGCGCCTGGTGGGCCTGCACTTCATGGAGCTGCGTCACGCGCCCATCGCGCTGCGGCTGGTCTTCGAGGCTTACTGCGTCCTGATCTTCGGAGTTCTGATGGGTCTCTACCTCTTCGTCTGA